In the Shewanella sp. OMA3-2 genome, one interval contains:
- a CDS encoding thymidine kinase, with translation MAQLYFYYSSMNAGKSTSLLQSSYNYRERGMHTLVMTASIDDRYGVGVVASRIGIQTEAQVFASNDDLSDIIDKSHQQKHIHCVLIDESQFLSKAQVKQLTHVVDNLNIPVLCYGLRNDFQGELFTGSHYLLAWADKLVELKTICHCGRKANMVLRLDGDGKPMKEGEQVAIGGNETYESVCRKHFREFLWD, from the coding sequence TTGGCGCAACTGTATTTTTATTATTCGTCGATGAACGCAGGTAAATCGACCTCATTATTACAATCTTCTTATAATTATCGCGAACGAGGCATGCACACGTTAGTGATGACTGCGTCAATTGATGACCGCTATGGTGTGGGAGTTGTCGCATCGCGTATTGGCATTCAAACAGAGGCTCAAGTGTTTGCCAGTAATGATGATTTGAGTGATATTATTGATAAATCACATCAACAAAAGCATATTCACTGTGTGCTTATCGATGAAAGTCAGTTTTTATCCAAAGCACAAGTTAAGCAGTTAACTCATGTGGTGGATAATTTAAATATTCCGGTATTATGCTATGGCCTTCGCAATGACTTCCAAGGGGAGTTATTTACCGGCAGCCATTATTTATTAGCTTGGGCTGACAAGTTAGTTGAATTAAAGACAATTTGCCATTGTGGCCGCAAAGCTAATATGGTGTTACGTTTAGATGGCGATGGCAAACCAATGAAAGAAGGTGAGCAAGTGGCGATAGGTGGCAATGAAACCTATGAGTCGGTTTGTCGTAAGCACTTTAGAGAGTTTTTGTGGGACTAG